One region of Elusimicrobiota bacterium genomic DNA includes:
- a CDS encoding AEC family transporter → MTSIIANIFIVMAIGWLFRKYDLVPDGAENAFNQYLYYAALPALTFVKIVDTPLKGLGVDFLLVNTFPIIALMAVITGLWRARVLDWRLARTIVIVAVLGNTVYLGFPVVSMRLGEWSIGYAAVLGSLQNIVIFTLGFLLIHVICEGSCPGISSLKKIVLHNLVLWASVAGLAISWFAIPVPGLAKTVLSDIGKTTLPLALFTIGLSLYGKSVSGNIGKLSFIAGLKLLVLPLFYLLLAYSLGFKGGAARVGYLEACMPVAVLNFVIAKEFDFDADLVSQSIIFTTLIFFPFLYLYDWIMTLAL, encoded by the coding sequence ATGACTTCTATCATAGCCAACATCTTCATTGTCATGGCCATCGGCTGGCTGTTCCGCAAGTACGACCTGGTACCGGACGGCGCGGAAAATGCTTTCAACCAGTATCTTTACTACGCCGCTCTGCCGGCCCTGACGTTCGTGAAGATAGTGGATACGCCTCTTAAGGGCCTTGGCGTTGATTTCCTGCTGGTAAACACGTTTCCTATAATCGCGCTGATGGCGGTAATAACCGGGTTATGGCGGGCGCGTGTGCTGGACTGGCGGCTGGCGCGGACTATAGTGATAGTAGCGGTACTGGGCAATACGGTGTATCTCGGTTTCCCCGTGGTTTCTATGCGTCTGGGCGAGTGGTCTATAGGCTACGCCGCCGTGCTGGGCTCCCTCCAGAATATCGTGATATTCACGCTTGGCTTCCTGCTGATACACGTGATATGCGAGGGAAGCTGCCCCGGCATCTCAAGTTTAAAGAAGATAGTCCTGCATAACCTTGTGCTCTGGGCTTCAGTGGCGGGACTTGCGATATCATGGTTTGCCATACCGGTCCCTGGGCTAGCAAAGACGGTGCTTTCCGATATCGGCAAAACGACCCTGCCGCTGGCCCTTTTTACGATAGGGCTTAGCCTTTATGGCAAGAGCGTCTCCGGCAATATAGGGAAGCTTTCGTTTATCGCAGGCTTGAAGTTGTTGGTGTTGCCGTTATTCTATCTGCTGCTGGCCTACTCCTTGGGTTTTAAGGGCGGGGCGGCGCGGGTGGGCTATCTGGAGGCGTGCATGCCGGTGGCGGTGCTGAATTTCGTGATAGCAAAGGAGTTTGACTTCGACGCGGACCTGGTTTCACAGTCCATAATCTTCACCACTCTGATTTTCTTCCCCTTCCTCTATCTCTACGATTGGATAATGACTCTGGCGCTGTAA
- a CDS encoding transposase encodes MPRQARIDIEDCLYHVIARGIERHEIFGGEADCKDFLERLKNSLELTGGKCLAWCLMPNHFHLLILRGSRPLAEIMRRLMTGYAVGFNIRHKRSGHMFQNRYKAILCEKEPYLLELAAYIHLNPLRARIVKNLKELKEYRWCGHGTLCAGKEDGIIDNRALLEHFGPNRPKARQAYEKFIAERVNRFKKGEYSGGGLLRSIGGIINATHRADEREAFDDRILGGGEFVERIIKEIDGETSPGRMTKEDVLREVERVTGVTKKDLLSESRQPRIARGRALYCYLRKTAGGVNGAVLMKELNISSGAASYLAHKGEEIAKK; translated from the coding sequence ATGCCGCGACAAGCTCGGATAGATATTGAAGACTGCCTGTATCATGTGATAGCGCGCGGTATTGAACGGCATGAAATATTCGGCGGCGAAGCGGACTGCAAAGATTTCCTGGAACGGCTCAAAAACTCCCTGGAACTCACCGGGGGTAAATGCCTGGCCTGGTGCCTGATGCCGAATCATTTCCATCTGTTGATATTGCGCGGCTCCCGTCCTCTTGCCGAGATCATGAGGCGGCTTATGACCGGTTATGCCGTCGGTTTCAATATACGGCATAAGCGTTCCGGCCATATGTTCCAAAACCGCTACAAGGCTATTTTGTGCGAGAAAGAACCCTATCTCCTTGAATTGGCGGCCTATATACACCTTAATCCGTTGAGAGCGCGTATTGTAAAAAACCTGAAAGAATTAAAGGAATACCGCTGGTGCGGGCATGGCACGTTGTGTGCCGGAAAAGAAGACGGAATAATTGACAACCGGGCGCTGCTTGAGCATTTCGGCCCCAATAGACCAAAGGCGCGGCAGGCCTACGAGAAGTTTATCGCTGAGCGGGTGAATCGCTTTAAAAAGGGGGAATATTCCGGCGGAGGGCTTTTGAGGAGTATCGGGGGGATAATCAATGCTACCCACAGGGCCGATGAGCGGGAGGCGTTTGACGATCGTATCCTGGGCGGCGGCGAGTTCGTTGAAAGAATAATTAAGGAGATCGATGGGGAAACATCTCCCGGGCGGATGACAAAGGAAGATGTTTTGCGCGAAGTGGAACGGGTTACCGGGGTAACAAAAAAAGATCTGCTGAGTGAGAGCAGGCAGCCGCGTATAGCGCGCGGAAGGGCATTGTATTGTTATCTGCGCAAGACGGCGGGAGGGGTGAACGGCGCGGTGTTAATGAAGGAACTCAATATAAGTTCCGGCGCGGCTTCGTATCTGGCGCATAAGGGCGAGGAAATAGCGAAAAAATAG
- a CDS encoding GDSL-type esterase/lipase family protein, with protein sequence MVNKIRLKFQRTLILVPFLSFIGAGLKTEAPQFVYGESLVLAKGNPSYLCFDRLVKGRVQVRSKYKADDKKNIIYKEDIDYIVNYTSGTIRRTKKSRIPDFSLNPFYGKKDFGQERLPAASNHEFFVWVDYYTTNGKPWAEPNDQIKLLRKSRKKLETGGPFRIVTYGDSITAGGEASEPDLRFTERYAKYLQSKFPRTRIEIEDRSIPGHSTIQAIAWWDKYIGKSMPDLVLLGWGMNDHNIKGVEPEQFKKNLIQLVGMIRMRKGAEVVLFSSFPPHNDWHYGTHRMNLYAAATKQAAVKAKCAYVDVYTTWDMALRRKDQSSLLGNNINHPNDFGHWMYLQAFKAMKF encoded by the coding sequence ATGGTCAACAAAATTCGACTAAAGTTTCAGCGCACATTAATTCTAGTACCGTTTCTTTCTTTCATCGGAGCTGGCCTTAAAACGGAAGCCCCTCAGTTTGTATATGGAGAAAGTCTTGTTTTGGCCAAGGGAAATCCTTCCTACCTGTGTTTTGACAGATTAGTAAAGGGACGGGTTCAGGTTCGAAGCAAGTATAAGGCTGATGACAAGAAAAATATAATTTATAAAGAGGATATTGACTACATCGTCAACTACACTTCAGGAACCATAAGAAGAACAAAAAAATCGCGTATTCCAGATTTTTCACTAAATCCGTTTTATGGGAAGAAAGACTTTGGGCAAGAGCGACTTCCAGCAGCGTCAAATCATGAGTTTTTTGTGTGGGTGGACTACTATACTACAAACGGAAAACCTTGGGCCGAACCGAACGATCAAATAAAATTATTAAGAAAAAGCCGGAAAAAGCTTGAGACCGGCGGCCCGTTCAGAATTGTAACATATGGGGACAGCATAACAGCCGGAGGTGAAGCATCCGAACCAGATTTGCGTTTCACAGAGAGGTATGCTAAGTATCTGCAAAGCAAGTTTCCACGGACTAGGATTGAAATAGAGGACAGGTCCATCCCGGGGCACTCAACCATTCAAGCTATCGCATGGTGGGATAAATATATCGGCAAGTCTATGCCGGACTTGGTGCTGCTAGGCTGGGGAATGAATGACCACAACATTAAAGGGGTGGAACCGGAACAGTTTAAAAAAAATTTGATTCAACTTGTTGGCATGATTAGAATGCGAAAAGGGGCTGAAGTAGTACTATTTTCATCATTCCCACCCCATAATGATTGGCATTATGGCACCCATCGTATGAATCTTTACGCTGCGGCTACAAAGCAAGCCGCTGTCAAAGCTAAGTGTGCCTATGTAGATGTTTATACTACATGGGATATGGCATTGCGACGCAAAGATCAATCTTCATTACTTGGAAACAATATAAACCACCCTAATGATTTTGGACATTGGATGTATTTGCAGGCTTTTAAAGCCATGAAATTCTGA
- a CDS encoding phage tail protein, with amino-acid sequence MKRMLATFVLLSATTSVFAGSYNNISVQGKLESAIPIYGVKVHVLSGGVVVGTASDVALIPDVDGFFSTQTYLSNPKIFLAGSEYTIRLSSSDATVISSFSLTAAPFALTVKGNAQTGDQNVFGAYGNVGIGTYTPNYRLVISSGAGTSGKMLVISTGTSEVIQMTGAGQIYATTYYGDGSSLTGLNACYTGGAGNTLVGVGTDGGLNGWSNTAMGYLASYSLEDGYENTFYGDAAGIFLSSGADNTFIGYEAAAWATSGSSNIIIGDREDKSLPDASNEVNIGGIIFGNRVAKTVGISTRTPQAALDVVSPGTFAQIWRNSSGVIQASMSATGVMMATNLTVTGNVGISSATPTQKLSIQGNVDISGDYYINGRPNNIGMVSFFASSGACPSGWVLADGKSYPTSTYPNLFAATGYVYGGASGNFSVPDLRGIFMRGWNYGSNGSTTISTDTGRGFGTMQTDAFQGHKHTFLPYRYNSFRGDAAQRWADEISSDANSNATYYTRIGAPYPDGSNGVPRTASETRPANIALLPCIKY; translated from the coding sequence ATGAAAAGAATGCTGGCTACTTTTGTTTTACTTTCTGCGACTACCAGTGTGTTTGCAGGTAGTTATAACAACATTTCAGTACAGGGAAAGCTGGAGTCTGCAATACCCATTTATGGGGTTAAAGTGCATGTCTTGTCTGGTGGGGTGGTTGTGGGCACAGCCTCTGATGTGGCTCTTATCCCTGATGTGGACGGTTTCTTTTCTACACAGACCTACCTTTCTAACCCTAAAATATTTTTAGCGGGGTCCGAATATACAATACGTCTTAGTAGTTCTGATGCAACCGTGATATCCAGCTTCTCTCTAACGGCAGCTCCGTTTGCGTTGACTGTGAAAGGGAATGCCCAGACAGGAGACCAGAATGTTTTTGGCGCATATGGGAATGTGGGTATAGGCACTTATACACCTAACTACCGGTTGGTTATCTCAAGTGGGGCCGGCACATCTGGCAAGATGCTTGTAATTTCAACAGGCACGTCAGAAGTTATACAAATGACTGGTGCAGGTCAGATTTATGCTACTACGTATTACGGAGATGGCTCCTCCTTGACGGGGTTAAATGCATGTTATACTGGTGGCGCGGGGAATACCTTGGTGGGGGTGGGGACCGACGGTGGTCTGAATGGTTGGTCGAACACCGCTATGGGATATTTGGCTTCGTACAGCCTTGAGGACGGTTATGAAAATACTTTCTATGGGGATGCTGCGGGGATATTTTTATCTAGCGGTGCAGATAATACATTTATAGGTTATGAGGCTGCTGCCTGGGCGACTAGCGGTTCTTCGAATATCATAATCGGAGATCGTGAAGATAAATCATTACCTGATGCGTCTAACGAGGTAAATATAGGTGGTATAATCTTTGGCAACCGTGTTGCCAAGACGGTCGGGATATCTACGCGTACTCCGCAAGCGGCCTTGGACGTCGTTTCTCCTGGCACGTTTGCCCAGATATGGCGTAATTCTTCTGGGGTTATCCAGGCATCTATGTCCGCGACCGGTGTTATGATGGCGACTAACCTAACCGTTACTGGTAATGTGGGGATATCCTCCGCGACTCCGACGCAGAAGCTTTCAATTCAGGGCAATGTGGATATAAGTGGTGACTATTATATTAACGGGAGACCGAATAATATTGGGATGGTGTCATTTTTTGCTTCATCTGGTGCCTGTCCTAGCGGATGGGTGCTTGCTGATGGAAAATCATATCCGACTTCTACTTATCCAAATCTTTTCGCGGCGACAGGATATGTTTATGGAGGCGCCAGTGGTAATTTCAGTGTCCCGGATTTGCGTGGTATATTTATGCGTGGATGGAACTATGGCTCAAATGGTTCCACAACGATTTCCACTGATACCGGAAGAGGCTTTGGAACGATGCAGACTGATGCGTTTCAAGGACATAAACATACTTTTTTACCCTATAGGTATAATAGCTTCCGCGGTGATGCAGCCCAGCGGTGGGCTGATGAAATAAGTTCCGATGCAAATAGTAATGCGACATATTATACAAGGATAGGGGCACCATATCCTGACGGATCAAATGGGGTTCCTCGTACTGCTTCTGAAACAAGACCTGCAAATATTGCGCTTCTACCGTGTATTAAATATTAA
- a CDS encoding ABC transporter ATP-binding protein: MLAIVVLGMVSAALNALYPYIIKQIINGLNAGITRELLRRDVYLILGVGVTSTIISIIAQWNRAYMNMRLEWEFRQQLFEHILKLDQAFYHRYTTGDLVTRLVDDISNKISWFSCSGVFRFIQSLFTLIGAITMMVLLNPMLALWVLAPAPLLLAASIKTGKKLHERYDNLQKSISLIYDFLETCFTAIKLIKANAKEPAQGVFFSAKADAQRDAEISVARLDIIFSYFYHSANFIAVAMVFLAGGIMVISGKASLGDLIAFYFYAGMIMMPLMDISQFFVAGNRAGASIKRVDELLQAKSAVKKPSTPAQGPARIETVECRGVSVTTGKDDVQLLKGITFAVKSGQLVSVVGKIGSGKSSLLAMLTRFSEYSGGEICVNGTDIRKFTPAAVRERMGLVTQDPFIMTGTVLNNITLGRENIPEGAVDTAIQVSQLKHDISKLPKGLETSVGTRGFSLSGGQKQRVAVARALLLRPDLLLLDDATSAMDAQTEDNFWRDFRKAMPETICLIVTHRVKTIEHSDLILTLDEGRLAEKGTHTELMALNGLYKQIYERRKLEEELQSH; the protein is encoded by the coding sequence ATGCTGGCCATCGTAGTACTCGGCATGGTCAGCGCCGCCCTCAACGCCCTTTACCCGTACATTATCAAGCAGATAATAAACGGCCTCAACGCAGGAATAACCAGGGAACTGCTGCGCCGCGACGTCTATCTCATCCTGGGAGTCGGCGTCACCAGCACGATAATCAGCATAATCGCCCAGTGGAACCGCGCTTACATGAACATGCGCCTTGAATGGGAATTCCGCCAGCAGCTCTTCGAGCACATCCTGAAGCTGGACCAGGCCTTCTACCATCGCTATACCACCGGCGACCTTGTCACCCGCCTGGTGGACGACATCTCCAACAAGATCTCGTGGTTCTCCTGCTCGGGAGTGTTCCGCTTTATCCAGTCCCTGTTCACGCTTATCGGCGCTATCACGATGATGGTCCTGCTGAACCCAATGCTTGCTCTATGGGTGCTCGCGCCCGCCCCGCTGCTGCTTGCGGCCTCCATAAAAACAGGAAAGAAACTGCACGAACGCTACGACAATCTTCAGAAGTCCATCTCGCTGATATACGATTTTCTTGAAACCTGCTTTACCGCGATAAAACTCATAAAGGCCAACGCCAAGGAACCCGCCCAGGGGGTGTTTTTCTCCGCCAAGGCGGACGCGCAGAGGGACGCCGAAATTTCGGTGGCAAGGCTGGATATTATCTTCTCGTATTTCTACCACTCCGCCAATTTCATCGCGGTCGCCATGGTCTTCCTGGCCGGAGGCATTATGGTGATAAGCGGCAAGGCCAGTCTCGGCGACCTGATAGCCTTTTATTTCTACGCGGGTATGATCATGATGCCGCTGATGGACATAAGCCAGTTCTTCGTCGCCGGCAACCGGGCCGGCGCTTCCATCAAGCGCGTGGACGAATTGCTGCAGGCTAAATCAGCGGTGAAAAAGCCTTCCACGCCCGCGCAGGGGCCCGCCCGTATTGAAACAGTGGAATGCCGCGGCGTCTCGGTAACCACCGGCAAGGACGACGTCCAGCTGCTTAAAGGGATAACCTTCGCGGTAAAGTCCGGCCAGCTTGTCTCGGTGGTAGGAAAGATCGGTTCCGGCAAAAGCAGTCTGCTGGCAATGCTGACCCGCTTCTCGGAATATTCGGGGGGGGAGATATGCGTCAACGGCACGGACATACGCAAGTTTACGCCGGCGGCGGTAAGGGAGCGGATGGGGCTGGTGACGCAGGACCCGTTCATTATGACGGGCACGGTTCTCAACAATATAACCCTGGGAAGGGAGAATATTCCGGAGGGGGCCGTTGATACCGCGATACAGGTTTCCCAGTTGAAGCACGATATTTCAAAGCTGCCCAAAGGCCTGGAGACTTCTGTGGGGACGCGCGGCTTCTCGCTCTCCGGCGGGCAAAAGCAGCGGGTGGCGGTGGCGCGGGCACTGTTGCTGCGGCCTGATCTGCTCCTGCTGGACGACGCCACCTCGGCCATGGACGCACAGACGGAAGACAATTTCTGGCGCGATTTCCGCAAAGCGATGCCCGAAACCATCTGCCTTATTGTTACCCACCGGGTGAAAACCATTGAGCATTCCGACCTTATTCTGACGCTGGACGAGGGCCGCCTGGCGGAGAAAGGCACCCACACCGAGCTGATGGCCCTGAACGGCCTCTACAAGCAGATCTACGAACGCCGCAAACTGGAAGAAGAACTGCAAAGCCACTAA
- a CDS encoding four helix bundle protein, with translation MFNFENLIVWRKAVDFSAAIYDLTAKFPKEEIFGVTSQLRRAAVSVASNIAEGAGRKSKKEFIHFLSISYGSLCEVITLLNICLKQNYISQDSYKELYAQSEEIARILNTLSSTRKVI, from the coding sequence ATGTTTAATTTTGAAAACCTTATTGTTTGGCGGAAAGCTGTAGATTTCTCTGCCGCCATTTACGATTTAACTGCTAAATTTCCCAAAGAGGAGATTTTTGGGGTAACAAGCCAATTGAGACGGGCCGCTGTTTCGGTAGCTTCGAATATTGCTGAAGGGGCGGGAAGAAAATCAAAAAAAGAATTTATCCATTTTCTGAGTATCTCTTATGGTTCACTATGTGAGGTTATAACTCTTCTAAATATCTGTTTGAAACAAAATTACATAAGCCAGGATTCTTATAAAGAACTTTACGCCCAAAGTGAGGAAATAGCGCGTATACTTAATACGCTGTCGTCCACTCGGAAAGTAATTTAG